A genomic stretch from Oreochromis niloticus isolate F11D_XX linkage group LG11, O_niloticus_UMD_NMBU, whole genome shotgun sequence includes:
- the si:dkeyp-84f3.5 gene encoding zinc finger protein 2 homolog, which produces MMPSVHGQNHFVMEKQKSGNSASSANSAAEINFICTECGDGFSQYANVLAHMAVHGPLESFSFDGSSNGFEVPREYVLQENGTLTVVNGLTQSHSSLKPVSPGVLPSHSHFPSSVRPVSPNVKSQPAPYKEVFRPRPSDVNSDKSRQGHYRCEICNRSFNSLQSLHRHQQYRNTERGYKCTLCCKIFEDRQDLKRHLHDHLNERFHCCRLCGKRFLKADALNAHQKENHPISKGTALGKSENKQEKKLEKTYPCKKCKLNFFWMSDFQTHSLYHCKGKEPDALFESEIEIDIDINSKDLHNVQLENCHSNGTAIDMQNGETKIFRHSSDDNDYSFTPYRCGLCGDRFQKLAALKEHHLTHQTQEEIDQMNQESQKPLKQRVQPKARRRRGGNPNGKLHPCKHCHRVFNHSSSLSRHMRYHKGTMHTCVFCGRHFPQRCDLRRHVVMYHKAELDKKPGLKHLYTAPPKGPPYTSLSNSEKNMSPLNENTKSSSDYEAVASPEQNQNDKQSGKAGRVNYKCQECGKRFGLLCVYQRHLRYHKKEPNKCPQCPAQFRNSSSLELHLQNHPSTEEVNDAGQTSHGTGTSVDAVLEKGNAEDIEDDYMDHTQNDKGSSSEAVYECTECTETFSCLETFLQHQTSHGSENNGD; this is translated from the exons ATGATGCCATCTGTACATGGACAAAATCATTTCGTAATGGAGAAGCAGAAGTCTGGAAACAGTGCGTCTTCAGCCAATTCAGCTGCAGAAATTAACTTCATCTGCACTGAGTGTGGTGACGGATTCAGTCAATATGCTAATGTATTGGCACACATGGCAGTTCATGGACCTTTGGAGTCATTTTCCTTTGATGGCTCATCTAACGGATTTGAAGTCCCCCGAGAATATGTGCTACAAGAAAATGGTACACTGACAGTTGTGAATGGTTTGACACAGTCACATTCTTCTTTGAAGCCAGTATCTCCTGGAGTTTTGCCATCACATTCACATTTCCCATCCTCTGTAAGGCCAGTATCTCCAAACGTAAAATCGCAGCCTGCTCCTTACAAAGAGGTATTCAGGCCAAGGCCGTCAGATGTGAACTCAGACAAGTCTCGCCAGGGACATTACCGCTGTGAAATATGTAACAGATCATTTAATAGCTTGCAGAGTTTACATCGTCACCAGCAATATCGAAACACAGAACGAGGATACAAATGTACTTTGTGTTGCAAAATCTTTGAAGATAGGCAGGATCTCAAGAGACACCTCCATGACCACTTAAATGAAAGGTTTCACTGCTGTCGTCTTTGTGGTAAGCGATTCCTGAAAGCAGATGCACTGAATGCTCACCAGAAAGAAAATCACCCTATTTCCAAAGGTACAGCTCTGGGTAAATCTGAGaataagcaggaaaaaaagcttGAGAAAACATATCCTTGTAAGAAGTGCAAACTGAATTTTTTCTGGATGTCAGATTTCCAGACACATTCCCTCTACCATTGCAAGGGGAAAGAACCTGATGCTTTATTTGAATCTGAAATCGAAATTGACATTGACATAAATTCTAAGGACCTACACAATGTGCAACTTGAAAACTGCCATAGTAATGGCACAGCGATTGATATGCAGAATGGGGAGACTAAAATCTTTAGGCATAGTAGCGATGACAATGACTACTCTTTCACACCATATAGATGTGGTTTATGTGGGGATCGTTTCCAGAAGTTAGCAGCTTTAAAGGAACATCATCTCACACATCAAACCCAGGAGGAAATAGATCAGATGAATCAAGAGTCCCAAAAACCTTTAAAGCAAAGGGTCCAACCTAAAGCCAGACGTAGAAGAGGGGGTAATCCAAATGGAAAGCTCCATCCATGCAAGCACTGTCATCGTGTCTTTAATCATTCTAGTAGTTTATCCCGGCACATGAGATACCATAAAGGTACAATGCACACATGTGTGTTTTGTGGTAGGCATTTTCCTCAGCGCTGCGATTTGAGGAGACATGTAGTCATGTATCACAAAGCTGAATTGGATAAGAAGCCAGGTTTAAAACACTTGTACACAGCTCCACCAAAAGGTCCTCCATATACTTCTCTTAGTAATAGTGAGAAAAACATGAGCCCTCTTAACGAAAACACCAAGAGCTCTTCTGATTATGAAGCTGTAGCTTCACCTGAGCAGAATCAAAATGATAAACAATCAGGAAAAGCAGGTAGAGTTAACTACAAATGCCAGGAATGTGGAAAGAGATTTGGGCTGTTATGTGTGTACCAACGGCACTTGCGTTACCACAAAAAGGAGCCCAACAAGTGTCCCCAGTGTCCAGCTCAATTTAGGAATTCCTCATCCCTTGAGCTTCATCTTCAGAATCACCCAAGCACTGAGGAAGTGAATGATGCTGGACAAACATCTCATGGCACTGGTACTAGTGTGGATGCTGTCTTGGAAAAGGGTAATGCAGAGGACATAGAGGATGACTATATGGACCATACTCAAAATGATAAAGGAAGTTCTTCAGAGGCTGTCTATGAGTGCACAGAGTGTACTGAGACATTCTCATGCTTGGAGACGTTCCTTCAGCATCAGACTTCTCATGGTTCAGAAAACAATGG AGATTAA